The genomic interval GTCTAAaagaagccaagtgaagaaagaatCTCAAGGAGGTGAGAGTGGTCACAGGGTCAAATAATGCTGAGAGCTTAATTTACAGGGAATTGTGTAGTGGATTTGCCTCAAGTATCATGGATGGGGCAATGAAGCATGAAGGCAGAGGCTGGGATAGTGTTGGCAGTCACCGTATAAAAGCAGAACCTCTCCCCTTCTATTCCCAGGAACACTCCATCAAGGTACTGGAACTGATCTCCACCATCTGGGACTCAGAGCTGCATGTTGCAGGCCTCAGACTCCTCAACAATCTCCCACTGCCTGACTTTGTGCACCCACAGCTGCGACGGGTGATGCCTGCCCTGATGGAGATCCTGCAGTCAGACTACATACTGGCACAGGTGCCTGAGGGCCatggcccaggccctgccctcctgACCAGCCCTGGCATAGCACCTAGAGGGAGGACTAGAGATTTGTGTCCCTACCCAGGCCCAGACTCACCTGCCTTCtcatgctttttattttcctttattcaggTGCAAGCCATTCGATTGCTgagctgcctggcacagaagaATGACCTTCTCTATGATATTCTCAACTGCCAGGTGAGAAGGGAACCAGGAGGGGCTGATGGATGCCAACTCAGATATTGGGGAAGGATCATGGATTGTCCAGACAGACTTAGTAACAAGCTCATCTTGTCCCTCTGTACTAGATGCATTGAAAATCATCACCTCTTCCATTCTCCCAATAAAATGAGAATCCATTTTCTTGGGAGGGCTATTCTCCTTTGAGCGGCTTTCTGAACTCTCAGAGTCAGAAACACAAGTGACAAAACAAGTTAATGCAGTATTTTaatattaggaaaaaattataaaaaaacaatTATTAGGAATAAACAGGGTCATTACATAATAATTCATGGTTCCAAAGAATAAACAGTTCTAAAATGATATAAACCTAATAACATAatctcaaaatatatgtggtaagACTTGGTagaattaaaaggaaattttttgttttattgaggttTTGAAGTCTTGAGGACAGAGTAAAATGTAAgatattttaagtgtacattgTGGTCTGATTATGTATATtttgtgaaaggattcccactATTGAGTTAATTagcacatccatcacctcacatatttatctttttctttgtttttggtgacATGTTAGTTCAGCAAATTTCAATTACATAATGGTGTGTTTTCCACTATAGTCACTATGTTTTATGTGAGATCCTCAaaccttattcatcttatagctgaaagtttgtactctTTTATCAACATTTCCCTgctttccccacccccagcccctagcaaccacgtatttcctctctgcttctgagtttgatttttttttagattccacatataagtgataccatgcagtacttatctttctctttcctgcttatcttacttagcataatgtcctcaaggtccatctatgttgtcaccaATGGACAACTTCCTTCTATCTCACAGCTGAATAATTACAAGGAAAAATCAATGTGTCTGCCACCACAATGGAAGACTTGAAAGATTTGAACTATTCTATCAGCAATGAACAGATAAAAACCTAAAACCAGTAAGGGTATACTTGCTGTGAATAACACAAATAAGCTTGAGCCATTAGACATACCTAGAATGCTCTATAATTAGTAAatgcacattcctctcaagtgcacaaaATGCTTAGAAAAATTAGGCACACAGTAAGCTTTAATGTTTGTCTTAACAAATTTCCAAGAATCAATATTAGGGTCATATCTCTCACCTTTTATGACCACAATGCAATAATGTTAGAGAATGATAAtgaaaggaaaactaaaaaaatcatatacagttgaatcttaAATTTAGGTAGATTGAGGAGCTGAGGCAACAGGAAGGTAGAAGAAAAAGAACTTTAGAACTTGCCGTGGATTTAGATAATTTCCATCCTCTCTCCATCCCCATGATAGGTGCACTCCAACTTCCTGAACCTGCTCCAGTGCACACAGCCAGGGAGTCTGCTGTTCGAATTACTGGTGTTTGCTGAGCGGCTGAGTGAGGGCCGGAATTCACCCCACTACTGTGCTGTGAGATGGCACTACAGTGAGCGGTCTCTGCATGAAGCTCTCTTTGGGGAAGATTCACGACTGGCAGACCGGCTGCTTGCCCTCGTCATCCACCCTGAGGAGGATGTTCAGATCCAGGCATGCAAGGTCATAGTCAGTCTGCAGTGCCCCCCGGATGTGGAAGTCCAACCCTCTGCCTGCCAGCCCAGTCACTCCTTCTTTAATAATGGGGAATAAAATTAAGGAGAACCAAATAAATGAGTATGGCGGAGAACCTTGAGGGGCAGTGTCTGTCCAGGGCCTTCCAGGGCTAGGTGTAGATTCCTTCCAGGATAACCCCTGCCCCAGAGCATGGCAAATCTTCAGCCCATCTCCCAAAACACATCCCCACTTGCCTGTTTAGGGGACAGACtcccttctctcccaactgctttTCAAGTTTGAATGTAGAGCCAATGTTTTCCGCAAGCTTCAGGGAGAAGGCTGGCTTGGGGACTGAGGCCAAAGGTAACCAACAGGAGACACTATAATACTGAATTCTTCCAGATGGGCTAGGCTAAGCCACAGTAGCAACCTCCAAATCCAAGCCTCTTAGAAATGACCACAGTTGTTTCTTATTCACATTACATGCCTATCACAGTCATctgaggtggggaggggcaggcgtCTGTTCCACATCATCTCCCTCAGGAATTGAGGCTGAGGGTGGCTTATCATTGCGTTTGAGAGGGAAGAGGAAATGTAGCAGTAATTACTGGTTCTTGAAATTTCCTCCAGAAATGACGCTCACCATTTCTGCTCACATTTCACTGGCCAAATCTGGTAAGGAAGATCAACCTTACCATGTGTCCAGGGAAGAACTGAAAATAGTTGAGTGATAGCATTACTGACAGAGAACCACAGGTATACTGGAGACGAGTGAGAGCTCTGGAATCACACTCCCaacttcaaatcccagctctgtcacttaactggctgtgtgacctggctCATGCCATTTACCCTATTTAAGCTTcagtccctcatctgtaaaattactataataatagtacttataaGGCTGTTGGGAGGATTATATGGAAGTTACATGAGTTAATTAATGTAAGGCAAAATGTTCTGTATGCAGACAGTATTCATCCAAGATCAAAGATTGAGGAAACGAGAAAGATTAGCCCTAGAGAGATCCTTGGAGAGCATTGAGTTCAGTGTTTCTCCAGTCCCTTCGGGCTGTAGGCACTGGGGAGTCCCAGAGACCACTATGAAGCACTTGAAGTGTCGCTGGAACTTAGCTTTAGAAACCAGAGCGATTGTGTGCGTGACATAAAACTACAACTGTGAAGTCTACAGAAACAAGAAGACTGTCACACCAAATACAGCTGcccattttcatatttttccattCATTGCATTGTCCACTTGTCCGTTCATTGTGTTATCTGTAAGCCCTATCTGGCAAACCAACAGTAGTGGTTGCTGATGGTTTAAGAAAATGTTATGGGAGATAGCCCTAAAATTGGAGCTAGTCACAGTCCGCCACTACTTGATTTAGGAGGCAGAACATGTTGGCTTGGCTATGGAACCCCAGTGTTcttcagaggcaggatttgaacatcAAGATCTAGTCCAACGCCAACCCTGATGTTTTGCTAAAGGGAAAATAAACCCAAAGGGGAAAGTGACATGCTCAAGATCATGGTCTGGGGCAGAAACAGTATTAGAATCTCCTAGTCTTGGGTGTTTTGCATTCATATTCCTTGGCTTGAGCTCCATGACAGTGGACCATGAATTTTAAGCCAGGATCTGTGGCAGTTGAGAGAGACCTCAATGCTTCTTTCTGGCTTTTAGGATATAGTTTAGGGCTGAACTACATAAGGAAATATGTCCCCAGTGAACCCCTGACCTAGGACCTCCTCACTTGggtgggtgagggtgggtggagagttGCTGATGAGGATGAGTCTATCAGAAAGAGCCAGTTCCTAGTAGGGGACTTATTTGTCACCATCTCACAAAATTTGACTTGTCACACTGAGCAGATGGTCACTACCAGATACGAATCATCAGCCCTCATTTCTTTCCTGAGTTCAGGCCTGAGGCTGCTCCTTCCTGATACTTGGATACACTGCAGTCACCCCAGTGGAATGTGTCAGAAGCCAAAGTCATCCTACCCATACCTCAACTAACTAACTCCTTATGCTCCCATGTCACCAACTAAGTATTGCGCACCTTTAACTGCTTTCCACCACATCCAACCAGCCATTCCAAAACATTTCACATTCACGCAGTTCTCCAGTGTCCACTGCTGCCACCCTATGCCTACCTCAGGACTTAGGGGATAGTCATTTTCCTATTTCTGGTCTCCATCCTCTCCAACCCTATACACACCAGGCTAATCATAGAACTCCACATGGCACCATCCTCAAAAATCTTCAAGGGTacaggggattaaagatggcagcatgagaggagagacagaagcttcctcctaaaactggatgcaattagaaaatatgattggggcaactaatcctgagagagcaacaggaaagaggacagcgtcagactgcacacacctggagaacagagcagacctcaccaaatggcgtaatgtaccaaagctgtggctctgcgggacctgAGCcgtacccccaccccagctcaccagcaggaggaagagaaacggagcagggagggagtggaaggcttgggactgcagaatacctagctctggagatctgctctgggagcacaaacctacatttcatggtgctttcatgagactcgtatgattatggggttggaaagttaatacaggcagagttcctggggagactgggatcccagctgcttgtggaaagcagggatccatatccggctgctctgggacaaaaacttatacctgtgtgcccgggccactggctcaggcagtggagacaggcacagcagccgggaagtggggaacagctctttcctacccccaggtaccagtaccgctcccctgcaacccccgacattgcttcaggggctgagcagctccagaatagagcttctggacactagagggcgccatattcAAACaagaaacgccaaaggaaccttgtccagagtaaaattattaatacaactcccgagaaagatttaaatgatatggacctcttgactctttctgaaagggagttcaaaataaaaatcatcaacattctaatggaggtggggaaagacatccaagaactcaggaatgaattcaggtctgagatccaatcgttgaagagcacgatggagggtattaaaagcaggttggatacagtggaggagacgataaatgaaatagaaactagagaagaggaatacaacgaagctgaggcacagagagaaaaaaggatctctaagaatgaaagaatattgagagaactgtgtgaccaatccaagcagaacaatattcacattatagggataccagaagaagaagacagagagagaaagggatagaaagtgtctttgaggaggtagttgctgaaaacttccccaatctggggaaggagatagtgtctcaggccatggagatccacagatctcccaacacaagggacccaaggaggacaacaccaagacacatagtaattaaaatgggaaagatcaaggataaggacagactgttaaaagtaaCCAGAGAtagaaataaggtcacatacaaaggaaagcccatcaggctaacatcagacttttcagcagaaaccttacaggccagaagggagtggcataatgtatttaatgccatgaagcagaagggcctggaaccaagattactttatccagcaagattatcaggagggattaaacaatttccagataagcaaaagctgagagattttacctcccacaaaccatctctgcagtctattttggagggactgctatagatggaagtgttcctaaggttgaacagctgtcaccagaggtaataaaaccacagaaaagaaagtagaacagccaattatgaagcaaatgcaaaattcaattaactatccccaaagtcaatcaaggcatagacaaaaagtacagaatttgatacctaataaataaagaatgaaggaggaagaaaaatgaggagaaatagaagagaaccgttagattgtatttgtaacagcatactaagtgagttaagttagactcttagacagtaaggaaagtaacctggaacctttggtaaccatgaatccaaagcatgAAATGgtaataactacatacctatcgataatcaccgtaaatgtaaatggactgaatgcaccaatcaaaagacatagagtcactgaatggataaagaaacaagacccatctatatgctgcttacaagaaactcacctcaaacccaaagacatgcacagactaaaagtcaagggatggaaaaacatatttcaggcaaacaataggaagaaaaaaagcaggcgttgcagtactactatcagacaaaatagacttcaaaacaagaaagtaacaagagataaagaaggacattacataatgataaagggctcagtccaatgagaggatataaccattataaatatacatgcactcaacacaggagcaccagcatatgtgaaacaaatactaacagaactaaaggaggaaatagaatgcaatgcattcattttaggagacttcaacacaccattcactccaaaggacagatccaccagacataaaataagtaaggacacagaggcactgaacaacacactagaacagatggacctaatagacatctatagaactctacacccaaaagcaaaaggattcacattcttctcaagtgcccatggaacattctccagaatagaccacagaaagagcctctgtaaattgaaaaagattgaaattctaccaaccaacttttcagaccacaaaggtataaaactagaaataaattgtacaaagaaagcaaaaaggctcacaaacacatggaggcttaacaacatgctcctaagtaatcaatggatcaattaccaaattaaaatggagatccagcaatatatggaaacaaatgacaacaacaacacaaagccccaacttctgtgggatgcagtgaaagcagtcttaagaggaaagtatatagcaatccaggcacacttaaagaaggaagaacaatcccaaatgaatagtctaacatcacaattatcgaaattggaaaaagaagaacaaatgaggcctaaagtcagcagaaggagggacataataaagatcagagaagaaataaacaaaattgagaagaataaaacaatagaaaaaatcaatgaaaccaagagctggtactttgagataataaacaaaacagataagcctctagccagacttattaagagaaaaagagaatcaacacacatcaacagaatcagaaacgagaaaggaaacatcacgatggacccaacagaaatacaaagaattattagagactactataaaaacctatatgctaagaagctggaaaacctagaagaaatggacaacttcctagaaaaatacaaccttccaagactgaccaaggaagaaacagaaaatctaaacaaaccaattaccagcaaagaaattgaagtggtaatcaaaaactactcaagaaaaaaaaacccagctcagatggatttacctcagaattttatcagacatacagagaagatataatactcattcttcttgaagttttccaaaaaatagaagaggagagaatactcccaaactcattctatgaagccaacatcaccctaataccaaaaccaggcaaagaccccaccaaaaaagaaaattacagaccaataaccctgatgaacgtagatgcaaaaatactcaacaaaatattagcaaaccgaattcaaaaatacatcaagaggatcatacaccatgaccaggtgggattcatctcagggatgcaaggatgttacaacatccaaaaatccaccaacatcatccaccacatcaacaaaaggaaagacaaaaaccacatgatcatctccatagatgctgaaaaaacattcaaaaaaattcaacatccattcatgataaaaactctcaacaaaatgggtatagagggcaggtacctcaacataataaatgccatatatgattaacccacagccaacgtcatactgaacactgaaaagctgaaagcttttcctctgagatcgggaacaagacggatgcccactctcccactgttattcaacatagtactggaggtcctagccatggcaatcagacaaaacaaagaaatacaaggaatccagattggtaaagaagaagtcaaactgtcactatttgcagatgacatgatattgtacataaataaccctaaagactccactccaaactactagaactaatatcagaattcagcaaagttgcaggatacaaaattaacacacagaaatctgtggctttcctatacactaacagtgaactaatagaaagagaaatcaggaaaacaattccattcacaattgcatcaaaaaagaataaaatacctaggaataaacctaaccaaggaagtgaaagacctataccctgaaaactacaagacactcttaagagaaattaaaaaggacactagcaaatggaaactcatcccatgcacttggctaggaagaattaatatcgtcaaaatggccatcctgcccaaagcaatatacagatttgatgcaatccctataaattaccaacaatattcttcaatgaactagaacaaacagttcaaaaattcatatggagccaccaaagacccccgaatagccaaagcaatcctgagaaggaagaataaagtaggggtgcaattagacaaaacaaagaaatacaaggaatccaaattggtaaagaagaagctaaactgtcactattttcagatgacatgatattgtacgtaaaaaaccctaaagacttcactctgaaactactagaactgatgttggaatacagcaaagttgcaggatacaaaattaacacacagaaatctgtgactgtcctatacactaacaatgaactaataggtctttaacttccttggtaaggtttattcctaagtatctcattctccaacttcaagctctactacaaagccacagtaatcaatacaatttggtactggcacaagaacagagccacagaccagtggaacagaatagagaccccatatattaacccaaacatatatggtcaattaatatttgataaaggagccatggacatacaatggggaaatgacagtctcttcaacagatggtgctggcaaaactggacagctacatgtaagagaatgaaactggaacactgtctaaccccatacacaaaagtaaattcaaaatggatcaaagacctgaatataagtcatgaaaccataaaactcttagaaaaaaacataggcaaaaatctcttggacatagacattagcaacttcttcatgaacatatctccctgggcaagggaaacaaaagcaaaaatgaacaagtgggactatatcaagctgaaaagcttctgtacagcaaaggacaccatcaatagaacaaaaaaggtaccctacagtatgggagaatatattcataaatgacagatccaataaaggtttgacatccaaaatatataaagagctcatgcacctcaacaaacaaaaagcaaataaccctattaaaaaatgggcagaggagctg from Manis pentadactyla isolate mManPen7 chromosome 16, mManPen7.hap1, whole genome shotgun sequence carries:
- the LOC130678815 gene encoding armadillo repeat-containing protein 12-like isoform X1, whose protein sequence is MGMCKPLCLGHVDIRKSLVGLATGAGAIYLLYKAIKAGLNCRPPVCSGSPICIARECPGPGERALPQEAPAPKPSSVGGTKGLAIEREQHGRDSGEIRRLLNSLECKHDEYTKSIILHSITCCVYLLEAEASACTADDISLVGSMLDDKDNSVKIQALNALKALSGIRKFRLKIQEHSIKVLELISTIWDSELHVAGLRLLNNLPLPDFVHPQLRRVMPALMEILQSDYILAQVQAIRLLSCLAQKNDLLYDILNCQVHSNFLNLLQCTQPGSLLFELLVFAERLSEGRNSPHYCAVRWHYSERSLHEALFGEDSRLADRLLALVIHPEEDVQIQACKVIVSLQCPPDVEVQPSACQPSHSFFNNGE
- the LOC130678815 gene encoding armadillo repeat-containing protein 12-like isoform X2, yielding MGMCKPLCLGHVDIRKSLVGLATGAGAIYLLYKAIKAGLNCRPPVCSGSPICIARLAIEREQHGRDSGEIRRLLNSLECKHDEYTKSIILHSITCCVYLLEAEASACTADDISLVGSMLDDKDNSVKIQALNALKALSGIRKFRLKIQEHSIKVLELISTIWDSELHVAGLRLLNNLPLPDFVHPQLRRVMPALMEILQSDYILAQVQAIRLLSCLAQKNDLLYDILNCQVHSNFLNLLQCTQPGSLLFELLVFAERLSEGRNSPHYCAVRWHYSERSLHEALFGEDSRLADRLLALVIHPEEDVQIQACKVIVSLQCPPDVEVQPSACQPSHSFFNNGE